The following DNA comes from Musa acuminata AAA Group cultivar baxijiao chromosome BXJ1-4, Cavendish_Baxijiao_AAA, whole genome shotgun sequence.
taatatttaaaataaaaacacGAGCATGGAAAAGGCCCAAAAGAGGACATTTTCAGGAAAatcgtattttttttttcttcttataatATCAATATTAATTGTCTCAAATTTCTAAGTGTTTGCGAAAGCACTCACTACATATGTAGCCTGCTATTCGATTACTCTTTCTTTTCGTGGAACGTTATTGTCTTGCCTCTCCTCTCGTCTTCCGCTCTGCCATGCTTCCCTCGTCTCGAAACAAACGCCACCTCCTCCTACTCCTCAACCCCATACCCGACTCCCTTCATTCCatatccttcttttcttcttcttccaactTCGCAACACAAAACCAGGCTCGAGCGCCACCAGAAAGCGACCTCCCCTCCCTCATCGCCCAACTCGTCCGTACCCACTCCGGCGACCCTCGCGCCTTATCCCGTAGCCTTTCCCGCCGCCTTCCTGATGATGCGTGGCCaccgcccctcgtcgatcgcgtcCTCAAACTGCTCTGGAACGACGCCCCCCGCGCCCTCCTCTTCTTccgctccctcctcctcctcccgtccTTTCACCCCGCCGCCTCCTCCTTCGACCATGCCGTCGACCTCGCCGCTCGGATCCACGACCACTGCTCCGTCCGCTTCTTCCTCGGTCTCCGCGGCCGCATCGCCCTCCCGCCTTCCCCCCGCACGTTCGCCATCCTCTTCGAGCGCCATACCAGCGCCGGCAAGCCCGACCGCGCCGTCCGGGCCTTCTTGTCGATGCACCACCAGGGGTGCCCCCAGGATCTGCACGCCTTCAACACCCTTCTCGACACACTTTGCAAGTCTCGCCGCGTCCGGAAGGCCGCCTCACTCCTTAAGGTCTTCCGTGATCGGTTTCGCCCCGACGCCGTGACGTACAACATCATAGCCGACGGCTGGTGCCGGATTAAGTGTACGTCCCAGGCGCTCGAGGTGCTGCGAGAGATGGTGGAGTTGGGGATCGAACCGACGAAGAACACTTACAACATTCTTCTCAAGGGATACTTCAGGGCAGATCAGGTGAAGGAGGCGATGCAGTTCTTCAAGCAGATGAAGAAGCGAGGACGAAAGGATAGTCCCAGCGATTCAGAATGTCGGCCTGACGTCGTCTCCTACACGACGATGGTGCATGGACTAGGCGTTGCAGGGCAGCTCGATAACGCCCGGAAACTGTTTGATGAAATGGTTGGTGAGGGATGCTTGCCTTCAGTTGCGACTTACAATGCTTTGATCCAGGTTATTTGCAAAAAGGGTTGTGTTAAAGATGCCATCTTGCTGTTTGATGAGATGTTGAGGAAGGGATACACTCCGAATTCCATTACCTATAATCTGGTGATTCGAGGGCTCTGTCATGCTGGAAAGATGGATGAAGCAATGGGATTTTTCAGTAGGATGAAGCTTGATGGATGTGAGCCCAATGTGCAGACATATACCATTCTGATAAGGTACTGGCTTGAGGAGGGGGAGTTCGAGAAGGGCTTGGAGCTGTTTGGGAGGATGGGAGAGCAGGAGAGCTGTTTACCGAACTTGGATACGTATAATGTCATTATCAGTGCGATGTTTGTGAGAAGACGGCCTGAAGACATGCTGGTAGCTGGGAAGATGGTGATGGAGATGGTCGAGAGGGGCCATTTGCCAAGGAAGTTCATGTTTAATCGCATATTGAATGGTCTGCTGTTAACTGGGAATCAAGAATTTGCAAAGGAACTTTTGAGATTGCAGGAGAAATATAGATGTCTGCATCGAGAGATCAGATTGTGAAACTTAGTCAGTATCCAGATATGTTGTTTTCACTTGGGGGCTCATATCTAACATTTCAGCTTTACATTATGTGCAGTTAAGGAATTAAAGTTACTGCTGCTAAACAGCCTGAAGACTTGAGTACTGTAGAAGCAGATGTTTCGAAAGAAAATTATTACCTTGTTTCGGATACTATGACCGAACGTGCATTCTTCTTGGCAAGAATTGGTAACCTGTAGGACAATTTTATTAGCAGCACAGCATTTGGTGACCTGAGGTGACTTATCGAAGGAGGAAGGACACAGGTAAACTGCCTACTCAGAACTAACATGTATCTGTTGCCTTGATTGAACAGATATGTTTAGTGAAAGAGCTTCTAGTATTCAATGTTCATCGGCCTGGATTATGAAGACAGATGGAGTGTGTGGTGCTTCCACATTCCTTGGCAGTGTTCTGCAGTTTGTTGCAAGTCTGAGTACTGAGAACTCACAAGATCATGCCACCATCAAGTTTGATGCTGGCATGATCACTGGGATCTGAGGTTGCAAATTCCATGAAATTTATGTCCCCATGATTTAACACATCCTTTTCATGACTC
Coding sequences within:
- the LOC135645516 gene encoding pentatricopeptide repeat-containing protein At1g74900, mitochondrial-like, producing the protein MLPSSRNKRHLLLLLNPIPDSLHSISFFSSSSNFATQNQARAPPESDLPSLIAQLVRTHSGDPRALSRSLSRRLPDDAWPPPLVDRVLKLLWNDAPRALLFFRSLLLLPSFHPAASSFDHAVDLAARIHDHCSVRFFLGLRGRIALPPSPRTFAILFERHTSAGKPDRAVRAFLSMHHQGCPQDLHAFNTLLDTLCKSRRVRKAASLLKVFRDRFRPDAVTYNIIADGWCRIKCTSQALEVLREMVELGIEPTKNTYNILLKGYFRADQVKEAMQFFKQMKKRGRKDSPSDSECRPDVVSYTTMVHGLGVAGQLDNARKLFDEMVGEGCLPSVATYNALIQVICKKGCVKDAILLFDEMLRKGYTPNSITYNLVIRGLCHAGKMDEAMGFFSRMKLDGCEPNVQTYTILIRYWLEEGEFEKGLELFGRMGEQESCLPNLDTYNVIISAMFVRRRPEDMLVAGKMVMEMVERGHLPRKFMFNRILNGLLLTGNQEFAKELLRLQEKYRCLHREIRL